One window from the genome of Spirosoma rhododendri encodes:
- a CDS encoding catalase, with protein sequence MFRIMTSGLLLLSTLALAQQKPLTTNTGAPVGDNQHSKTVGADGQVLLEDIHLIEKLAAFDRERIPERVVHARGTGAYGEFVSAADMSAFTKAALFSQPGKKTPVFVRFSTVVHSVGSPETLRDPRGFATKFYTEEGNYDLVGNNLPVFFIRDAMKFPDMVHSFKPSPINNKQDANRVFDFLSHIPESTHMLTWVYSDNGTPASYREMNGSGVHSFKWVNAKNEVTYVKYTWKSMQGVKNLTAEEASVVQGRDFQHATTDLYDNIRKGNFPSWELYVQTMKKADFDKLDFNPVDPTKVWPESVAPLKLVGKMTLNRIPDNFFQEVEQSAFAPGTLVPGIEPSEDKLLQGRLFSYFDTQRYRIGSNFQQLPVNAPKVTVSTNNQDGAFSNRVKNSDVNYEPSEESGTLADNAKYDYSVSTFANASTTQARITKPDDFRQAGELYRSYSEKDKANLIKNLVGDLSAVRNRKVVAKMVSHFYQADADYGKRLAAGLNMTRQELESLLASK encoded by the coding sequence ATGTTCAGGATCATGACGAGCGGCTTATTGCTGCTTTCGACGCTGGCATTGGCCCAGCAAAAACCCCTTACGACCAACACGGGTGCACCGGTTGGTGATAATCAGCACTCGAAAACCGTCGGGGCCGACGGACAGGTGCTGCTCGAAGACATTCACCTGATCGAAAAACTGGCGGCTTTCGACCGGGAGCGCATTCCGGAGCGGGTTGTTCACGCTCGGGGTACTGGTGCCTACGGTGAGTTTGTGAGTGCAGCTGATATGTCGGCCTTCACAAAAGCGGCTCTGTTTTCGCAGCCGGGCAAAAAGACGCCCGTTTTCGTCCGTTTCTCCACGGTTGTGCACAGCGTCGGCTCGCCCGAAACGCTGCGCGACCCACGCGGTTTTGCCACCAAGTTCTACACCGAAGAAGGCAACTACGACCTCGTCGGCAATAACCTGCCGGTGTTCTTTATCCGCGATGCCATGAAGTTCCCCGACATGGTACACAGCTTCAAACCATCACCGATCAACAACAAGCAGGACGCTAACCGGGTATTCGACTTCCTGTCGCACATCCCCGAATCGACGCACATGCTGACGTGGGTATACTCGGACAATGGGACACCCGCCAGCTACCGCGAAATGAACGGGTCGGGTGTTCACTCGTTCAAGTGGGTCAACGCGAAAAACGAAGTGACGTACGTAAAATACACCTGGAAGTCGATGCAGGGCGTGAAAAATCTGACCGCCGAAGAAGCATCGGTTGTGCAGGGACGCGACTTTCAGCACGCCACCACCGACCTCTACGACAACATCCGCAAGGGTAACTTCCCATCGTGGGAGCTGTACGTGCAGACGATGAAAAAGGCTGACTTCGACAAGCTCGATTTCAACCCCGTCGATCCAACGAAAGTGTGGCCGGAATCGGTGGCTCCGCTGAAGCTGGTGGGCAAGATGACGCTGAACCGCATCCCCGACAATTTCTTCCAGGAGGTCGAGCAGTCGGCGTTTGCGCCCGGTACACTGGTGCCCGGTATCGAGCCATCGGAAGATAAGCTGTTGCAGGGTCGCCTGTTCTCGTACTTCGACACGCAGCGGTACCGCATCGGCAGCAACTTCCAGCAACTGCCCGTCAACGCGCCCAAAGTGACCGTATCGACCAACAACCAGGACGGTGCGTTCAGCAATCGGGTAAAGAACTCAGATGTGAACTACGAGCCGTCGGAAGAGAGTGGTACGCTGGCTGACAATGCGAAGTACGATTATTCGGTATCGACCTTCGCCAACGCATCGACCACGCAGGCCCGCATCACCAAGCCCGACGATTTCCGACAGGCAGGTGAACTCTACCGGTCGTATTCGGAGAAAGACAAAGCCAACCTGATCAAAAATCTGGTGGGCGATCTGTCGGCCGTGCGTAACCGGAAAGTGGTGGCCAAAATGGTTAGCCATTTCTACCAGGCCGACGCCGACTACGGCAAACGCCTGGCGGCTGGTCTGAACATGACCCGTCAGGAACTGGAATCGCTGCTGGCCAGCAAATAA
- a CDS encoding SusC/RagA family TonB-linked outer membrane protein, with protein sequence MNNRYTRVGPRCRLWWLLGLTLFMFTTTYGQGTRYTFTGRTTDATGQPLPGVTVQLTGTAAGLNGTASNADGNYNFSATVTPGTYTLTFTAVGYGVVNQSVTLGRDETIATNAQLKEDVANLDEVVVTGSTITTTRRELGNAISTIRGADLTQSGSPNLINSLQGKVPGAQITQNSGDPAGGISIRLRGIKSLAGSSDPLYVIDGVIVSNLSTNVSQLASANDIGSANAGQNRLSDLNPNDIASINVVNGAAAAAQYGSRAANGVVLITTKRGTSGAPRVTVSTSVSINELRKGVPINTYGKQFGFAGFRLYTIGTPTAAQITANPGVTTTGIFRDGTTSQLATNLVDVTRYNYFDQIFRTGYGTDNAVSVSGGRDNTQYYVSAGYLKNQGIIKGTDFTRYNLRARVDQRLTNWAKLSAGLSYINSFSNEKANGNVFYSPINAVNITNNIYDITQRDAGGNLLAVEPTRVNPLSTIEDMKFTQSVNRTISDVQLNLTPIKGLSIDYILGVDTYAQIGQNYIRPYPYQAQAGLPDARYPDGFAATANNSVFLLNSDLNASYERQLMPDLKLNVIAGFNYQYNRQDYTVSSGRGLSPFIETINGATSTTVQSNYALDRYSLSGYFGQATLGYRNLAFLTAAVRRDRSSKFSASETNQIYPKVSGSFIVSDLGFWKNAGLSSAFSSLKLRTSYGEAGNLSGVGTYSRFYQFTPVPFLGKNTIVPGTTLANERVRPERMTELEGGVDLAFLNNRLSLGVTLYHQKINDLVVNRTLAASTGGTSIVNNVGTMENRGLELVLDVVPVKTRDINWDVTLIFNRNRNKVLSLGTPAISIDNVAGAPVYLLEGQPAGVFYGTGYAYNTDGSLLLTSSGFPQSERALSQPTGSVEYVAARTAEGQPDTRYTTANIIIGNPNPKWTGSFSTNFSYRKLGLHLLLDAVQGVDVFNADKRTRQGVGIGDFAEKELRGELPRGYIFGIYNTQQWRIDDGSYTKLREVALSYQLPPLTKAISNLSVSLVGRNLYSWDKYNGFDPETNAGGTTDLLRAVDFGNVPIPRTYQLRLSATF encoded by the coding sequence ATGAACAACCGTTACACACGCGTTGGTCCGCGTTGCCGCCTGTGGTGGCTACTCGGACTGACCCTCTTCATGTTCACAACCACGTACGGACAAGGTACCCGCTACACCTTTACCGGCCGTACAACCGACGCTACCGGGCAGCCCCTGCCGGGCGTGACGGTTCAACTCACCGGTACCGCTGCCGGGCTGAATGGAACCGCGTCGAATGCTGATGGTAATTACAACTTCAGCGCTACCGTTACACCCGGTACCTACACGCTGACGTTTACCGCCGTGGGCTATGGTGTGGTCAATCAGTCGGTTACGCTGGGGCGCGACGAAACCATCGCTACTAACGCGCAACTGAAAGAGGACGTGGCTAATCTGGATGAAGTCGTCGTGACGGGATCGACGATTACTACGACCCGGCGCGAACTGGGAAATGCTATCAGCACCATCCGTGGTGCTGACCTGACGCAGTCGGGTTCGCCCAACCTAATTAATTCGTTGCAGGGGAAAGTGCCGGGCGCACAGATCACGCAGAACTCCGGCGACCCGGCGGGTGGGATCAGTATCCGGCTCCGGGGTATCAAGTCGCTGGCTGGTTCGTCGGATCCACTGTACGTCATCGACGGGGTTATCGTCAGTAACCTGAGTACTAACGTTTCGCAACTGGCGTCGGCCAACGATATTGGTTCGGCTAACGCGGGGCAAAACCGACTGTCGGACCTGAACCCCAACGACATTGCCAGTATTAACGTCGTCAACGGGGCGGCTGCGGCTGCACAGTACGGGTCGCGGGCGGCTAATGGCGTCGTGCTGATTACGACAAAGCGCGGTACGTCGGGAGCACCCCGCGTTACGGTATCGACCTCGGTCAGCATCAACGAACTGCGGAAGGGCGTGCCGATCAATACGTACGGAAAGCAATTTGGTTTCGCGGGCTTCCGACTGTACACCATCGGCACGCCGACAGCCGCGCAGATAACCGCCAATCCTGGCGTAACAACGACGGGAATTTTTCGGGATGGTACGACAAGTCAGCTGGCTACCAACCTGGTTGACGTGACGCGGTACAATTACTTCGATCAGATTTTCCGCACGGGCTACGGTACCGATAACGCCGTGTCGGTATCGGGTGGCCGCGACAATACGCAGTACTACGTGTCGGCGGGGTACCTGAAGAATCAGGGCATCATCAAGGGCACCGATTTTACGCGCTATAACCTCCGCGCCCGCGTCGATCAGCGGCTGACCAACTGGGCCAAACTCTCAGCCGGATTAAGCTATATCAACAGCTTTTCTAACGAAAAGGCCAATGGCAACGTATTCTATAGCCCAATCAACGCGGTCAACATCACCAATAATATCTACGACATTACGCAACGCGACGCTGGGGGCAACCTGCTTGCTGTCGAGCCAACCCGCGTGAACCCGCTCTCGACCATTGAGGACATGAAGTTCACGCAGTCGGTAAACCGGACGATCAGCGATGTACAACTGAACCTGACGCCGATCAAGGGGTTGAGCATCGACTACATTCTGGGGGTCGACACCTACGCGCAGATTGGGCAGAACTACATCCGGCCGTATCCCTACCAGGCGCAGGCCGGTCTGCCCGACGCCCGGTACCCGGACGGTTTCGCGGCTACGGCCAATAACTCGGTGTTTTTGCTCAACTCCGATCTAAATGCCAGCTACGAACGGCAGCTAATGCCCGATCTTAAGCTGAATGTCATCGCCGGGTTCAACTACCAGTACAACCGGCAGGACTATACCGTTTCCAGCGGGCGCGGCCTGTCTCCCTTCATTGAAACCATTAACGGCGCTACCAGTACAACCGTGCAGAGTAACTACGCGCTGGATCGGTACAGCCTGAGCGGCTATTTCGGGCAGGCGACGCTGGGCTATCGTAACCTGGCTTTCCTGACGGCCGCCGTCCGGCGCGATCGGTCATCGAAGTTTTCAGCCTCCGAAACCAACCAGATTTACCCCAAAGTAAGCGGCTCGTTTATCGTGTCTGATCTGGGTTTCTGGAAGAACGCAGGGCTGTCGTCGGCGTTCAGTAGTCTGAAACTACGAACATCCTACGGCGAAGCGGGTAACCTATCGGGCGTGGGGACATATAGCCGCTTCTACCAGTTCACACCCGTGCCGTTCCTCGGTAAAAATACCATTGTACCCGGAACGACGCTGGCTAACGAGCGGGTTCGGCCGGAGCGCATGACCGAACTCGAAGGCGGGGTTGATCTGGCGTTTCTGAATAACCGGCTCAGCCTGGGTGTTACGCTTTACCACCAGAAAATCAACGATCTGGTTGTCAATCGGACACTAGCCGCATCGACGGGTGGCACCAGTATTGTCAACAACGTCGGGACGATGGAAAACCGGGGGCTGGAACTGGTCCTCGACGTGGTACCGGTGAAAACACGTGACATCAACTGGGATGTGACGTTGATTTTCAACCGAAATCGCAATAAGGTTTTGTCGCTGGGAACACCCGCCATCTCCATCGACAACGTAGCTGGTGCACCGGTTTACCTGCTGGAAGGGCAACCGGCCGGTGTGTTCTACGGAACCGGTTATGCATACAACACCGACGGTTCGCTATTGCTGACCTCGTCGGGATTTCCGCAGTCGGAGCGGGCGCTGTCGCAGCCGACCGGTTCGGTCGAGTACGTAGCGGCCCGCACGGCCGAAGGGCAGCCAGACACCCGCTACACGACGGCCAATATCATTATCGGCAACCCAAACCCGAAATGGACGGGTTCGTTCAGTACCAATTTCTCGTACCGTAAGCTGGGGTTGCATCTGTTGCTCGACGCGGTACAGGGCGTCGACGTATTCAACGCTGACAAGCGTACCCGGCAGGGGGTAGGTATTGGCGATTTCGCGGAGAAAGAACTGCGGGGTGAACTGCCGCGCGGCTACATTTTCGGTATCTACAACACGCAGCAGTGGCGCATCGACGATGGGTCATATACGAAGCTGCGGGAAGTGGCGCTGAGCTACCAACTACCCCCGCTGACTAAAGCGATCAGCAACCTGAGCGTGTCGCTGGTGGGCCGCAACCTGTACTCGTGGGACAAATACAACGGCTTCGATCCCGAAACCAACGCAGGCGGTACCACTGATCTGCTCCGCGCCGTCGACTTCGGTAACGTTCCCATTCCCCGCACCTATCAACTCCGGCTGTCGGCCACGTTCTAA
- a CDS encoding RagB/SusD family nutrient uptake outer membrane protein, with amino-acid sequence MKRLLSLTILTGALLAQQACTQEYLNPSAVSQQQAVSSVDGLLTLCNGLQYRYTANSSVSVLYNAVAAGGLTTRELVVLNAGNVDEDNLSKGLGNVNNTNAVVRNLWQTSQLVKSNADIVLANLGVVTDAGTRSGIVGYAAIFRALALGTLAEFFEQAPLVSGTNAPFVSRAQLLTEAITQLETAATQLAAAPVSSAFTQKIVTGIDIPNTVQALIARYSLMAGNYDKALAAAAKVNLSSRSYFAFDDNTRNPVFQYAFGNRNVFEPTNAALGLPTGLTPATGDGRVSFYIRSNPAATQNLGTGFYTANAASIPVYLPGEMLLVQAEAYARKNDLTNAVIFLNRVLTKTAASDAWGVGASLPAYSGAVTADAVLTEIYRNRQIELAFQGFRLEDSRRFGRSGPSATGERNRNFLPYPRTERDNNANTPADPGN; translated from the coding sequence ATGAAACGACTTCTTTCCTTAACAATCCTGACCGGGGCTTTGCTGGCGCAGCAGGCCTGTACACAGGAATATCTGAACCCCAGTGCGGTGAGTCAGCAACAGGCCGTTAGTTCGGTCGACGGGCTGCTCACGCTCTGTAACGGCCTGCAATACCGGTATACCGCCAACAGTTCGGTCAGCGTACTCTACAACGCCGTTGCCGCCGGTGGCCTGACTACCCGTGAACTGGTCGTGCTCAACGCGGGTAACGTCGATGAAGACAACTTAAGCAAGGGGCTGGGCAACGTCAACAACACCAATGCCGTTGTGCGCAACCTGTGGCAAACGAGTCAGCTTGTTAAGTCGAACGCCGACATCGTGCTGGCCAATCTGGGTGTCGTAACCGACGCCGGAACCCGCAGTGGTATTGTTGGGTACGCGGCTATTTTTCGGGCACTGGCCCTGGGTACGCTGGCCGAGTTTTTCGAGCAGGCTCCGCTGGTGTCGGGTACGAACGCTCCATTCGTGTCACGGGCACAACTGCTGACCGAAGCCATTACTCAACTGGAAACAGCGGCTACCCAACTGGCGGCAGCCCCCGTGTCGAGTGCGTTTACCCAAAAAATCGTAACGGGAATCGATATTCCAAACACGGTGCAGGCACTGATCGCCCGGTACAGCCTGATGGCGGGTAACTACGACAAGGCACTGGCGGCAGCCGCTAAAGTAAACCTGAGTAGCCGGTCGTATTTCGCGTTCGACGACAACACGCGCAACCCGGTTTTTCAGTATGCCTTCGGTAATCGCAACGTTTTCGAGCCAACCAATGCTGCCCTTGGGCTACCTACTGGGCTGACGCCAGCAACGGGCGACGGACGGGTATCGTTCTATATCCGCTCGAACCCGGCCGCGACGCAGAACCTCGGTACTGGGTTTTACACCGCCAATGCTGCTTCCATTCCGGTGTATCTGCCCGGAGAAATGCTGCTGGTTCAGGCTGAAGCGTACGCCCGCAAAAACGACCTGACCAATGCCGTAATCTTTTTGAACCGGGTGCTGACTAAAACGGCCGCGTCTGACGCCTGGGGTGTTGGGGCAAGCCTACCCGCTTATTCGGGTGCTGTTACGGCCGACGCTGTGCTGACAGAAATCTACCGCAACCGGCAGATCGAGCTGGCGTTTCAGGGTTTCCGGCTGGAAGACAGCCGCCGGTTTGGTCGGTCGGGTCCCAGTGCGACGGGTGAACGCAATCGAAACTTCCTGCCGTATCCCCGCACCGAACGCGATAACAATGCGAACACCCCCGCCGATCCGGGGAACTAG
- a CDS encoding PQQ-dependent sugar dehydrogenase produces the protein MNTVRLSSLCAGMLLITVLVACKEDEVNKINIPETNEQPTSSVITGNVFEPALVPATNERIAQLKAPAGFTVTKYADQLGKPRQLAVSSTGNVYVSDRTAGTVTLLRDTNSDGVADAKQTVATLKNAHGLTIHANQLYIVTVKELYVADMNADGTISQPRQLLNDLPDAGQHANRTIAFGPDGMLYITVGSTCNACEEPNPENATILRANPDGTGRTVFAKGLRNTIGFGWHPQTKELFGFDHGIDWLGDEVQGEEINQIKQGADYGWPYLYGKNQYNPHPRPTTGTYADYAAKATQPLLEYDPHAAPLAWQFYTQSQFPAEYQNDAFVTMRGSWNRTKPSGYKVVRVHFENGTPVRVDDFVTGFLVDNNQAQFGRPVGIATLPDGSLIFSEDNNGVIYRVSYKQ, from the coding sequence ATGAACACAGTACGTTTATCGTCACTCTGTGCCGGGATGCTATTGATCACGGTACTGGTTGCCTGTAAGGAAGATGAGGTCAACAAGATCAATATTCCCGAAACTAACGAGCAGCCCACGTCATCCGTTATAACCGGTAATGTGTTCGAACCAGCCCTTGTTCCAGCCACCAACGAACGAATCGCCCAGTTGAAGGCACCGGCTGGCTTTACCGTCACGAAATACGCCGATCAGCTTGGTAAGCCCCGGCAACTGGCGGTATCATCGACGGGAAATGTGTACGTGTCTGACCGAACAGCGGGTACAGTCACGCTGTTGCGCGACACCAACAGCGATGGCGTGGCGGATGCCAAGCAGACGGTTGCCACACTGAAAAACGCCCACGGGCTAACCATCCACGCCAATCAGTTGTATATCGTCACGGTCAAGGAGTTGTATGTGGCCGACATGAACGCTGACGGTACGATCAGTCAGCCCCGGCAGCTCCTTAACGACCTGCCCGACGCGGGGCAGCATGCCAACCGGACCATCGCGTTTGGCCCCGACGGGATGCTATACATCACGGTTGGCAGCACCTGCAACGCCTGCGAAGAGCCTAATCCGGAAAACGCAACGATCCTGCGGGCTAATCCCGACGGTACGGGCCGGACCGTTTTTGCCAAAGGACTGCGGAACACGATTGGCTTCGGCTGGCACCCACAGACGAAAGAGCTATTTGGTTTCGACCACGGCATCGACTGGCTGGGCGACGAAGTGCAGGGCGAAGAAATCAACCAGATTAAGCAAGGGGCTGATTACGGCTGGCCGTATCTGTACGGTAAGAACCAGTACAACCCACATCCCCGCCCCACTACCGGCACGTACGCTGACTATGCCGCCAAAGCAACACAACCTCTGCTGGAATACGATCCTCACGCGGCTCCGTTGGCCTGGCAGTTTTACACGCAGAGCCAGTTTCCAGCGGAGTACCAGAACGACGCTTTCGTAACGATGCGCGGCTCGTGGAACCGGACAAAACCGTCGGGCTACAAAGTCGTTCGGGTGCATTTCGAAAACGGCACTCCCGTTCGGGTCGATGATTTCGTAACCGGCTTTCTGGTTGATAACAATCAGGCTCAGTTTGGTCGTCCCGTCGGCATCGCGACCTTGCCCGATGGCTCGCTCATTTTCAGCGAAGACAACAACGGTGTCATCTACCGGGTGAGCTATAAGCAATGA